In the Pseudomonas sp. ADAK2 genome, one interval contains:
- a CDS encoding TetR/AcrR family transcriptional regulator codes for MRYSQDHKAQTHQRIIKEASARFRRDGIGATGLQPLMKALGLTHGGFYSHFKSKDELVEKALVAAGEEVEGLCAELFASERPLDAFIDTYLSEWHQTSPHQGCPLPTMSSELGLRGQPSPTSDAVLNARLEQVQGTLEGENAAERSIVIMSTLIGALLLSRSVENPELAQRILDVTRNHLKQTKD; via the coding sequence ATGCGTTACTCGCAAGACCATAAAGCCCAGACCCACCAACGCATCATCAAGGAAGCGTCAGCACGTTTCCGCCGCGACGGAATCGGTGCTACCGGCTTGCAACCACTGATGAAAGCGCTGGGGTTGACCCATGGCGGCTTTTATTCGCACTTCAAATCCAAGGATGAACTGGTGGAAAAGGCCTTGGTGGCCGCGGGCGAAGAAGTTGAAGGGTTGTGCGCCGAGCTGTTCGCTTCCGAGCGTCCGCTGGACGCCTTCATCGACACCTATTTGTCCGAATGGCACCAGACGTCACCCCATCAAGGATGCCCACTGCCGACCATGTCGTCGGAACTTGGGCTGCGCGGGCAACCGAGCCCTACCAGCGATGCGGTGCTCAATGCTCGACTTGAACAAGTGCAAGGCACCCTGGAAGGCGAAAACGCCGCCGAGCGCAGCATCGTCATCATGTCGACGCTGATCGGGGCGCTGCTGTTATCCCGCAGTGTCGAGAACCCTGAGCTGGCTCAGCGGATTCTCGACGTCACTCGTAATCACCTCAAGCAAACCAAAGACTAG
- a CDS encoding ComEA family DNA-binding protein translates to MRTGYFSSLVFALLTSASIAAIAAPATKPEAINAPLVLDVAAKAQGEKIDLNGADAPTLQRELAGVGEAKAKAIVAYRETNGPFASVDELLEVKGIGKAILDRNRDKLEVN, encoded by the coding sequence ATGCGTACAGGTTATTTCTCCTCCCTGGTTTTTGCCCTGCTCACCAGCGCCTCTATCGCTGCCATTGCTGCACCTGCAACCAAGCCTGAAGCGATCAATGCACCGTTGGTGCTGGACGTCGCCGCCAAGGCGCAGGGCGAAAAAATCGATCTGAACGGCGCCGATGCCCCGACGCTGCAGCGTGAACTGGCGGGTGTCGGTGAAGCCAAGGCTAAGGCGATTGTTGCGTATCGTGAGACGAATGGGCCGTTTGCATCGGTGGATGAGTTGCTGGAAGTGAAAGGGATCGGCAAAGCGATTCTGGACAGGAATCGCGACAAGCTCGAAGTGAACTAA
- a CDS encoding class I SAM-dependent methyltransferase, whose translation MDVDQVNKVASLIQALENIDWNVMRPDEQTWVLRALVKSAQDWQVFHGLEPTIGTTIARSTGYCHCCRSQAVFSSSDGWLRDHYVCSECGSVPRERNLMRALDEQVPAWTEKLIHESSPSNMRLKMLASNYTYSFYEPDVLSGAALANGGTSENLEDLSIATESLDVFIAQDVLEHVFDPAESVREVMRTLRPGGWYIFTTPRHHHLPESVQRAKLENGAVVHLLDPAYHGSPIGDGRVLVTFDWGQDLESLLESWSGYKVVTRASPDPSRGIDGDSFEVFVIQKK comes from the coding sequence ATGGATGTGGATCAGGTCAACAAGGTCGCTTCATTGATTCAAGCGCTAGAGAATATCGATTGGAATGTGATGCGTCCCGATGAGCAGACTTGGGTGCTAAGAGCGCTCGTCAAATCTGCTCAAGATTGGCAGGTTTTTCATGGTTTGGAGCCAACTATAGGCACGACGATAGCCCGGAGCACTGGCTACTGCCATTGCTGCAGATCGCAAGCCGTTTTTTCTTCATCAGACGGCTGGCTTCGAGATCATTACGTCTGCTCGGAATGTGGCTCTGTGCCTCGCGAGAGAAATCTGATGAGGGCATTAGACGAACAGGTTCCAGCATGGACTGAAAAACTTATACATGAGTCTTCGCCTAGTAACATGCGATTGAAAATGCTTGCCAGTAACTATACTTATTCTTTTTATGAGCCGGATGTACTGTCCGGTGCCGCGTTAGCGAATGGCGGGACCAGTGAAAATCTAGAGGATTTGTCTATCGCAACGGAGTCTCTTGATGTTTTTATAGCACAAGATGTACTAGAGCATGTATTTGATCCTGCAGAATCCGTGAGGGAAGTTATGCGGACGCTACGCCCAGGAGGTTGGTATATCTTCACTACTCCCCGACATCATCACTTACCTGAGAGTGTTCAGCGAGCCAAGCTCGAAAATGGAGCAGTCGTTCATTTATTAGATCCGGCCTATCATGGCAGTCCAATTGGCGATGGTCGTGTTCTGGTCACATTTGATTGGGGGCAGGATCTAGAGTCATTGTTAGAAAGTTGGAGTGGATATAAAGTCGTTACGCGAGCCTCCCCAGATCCGTCTCGAGGTATCGATGGTGATAGTTTTGAGGTGTTTGTGATACAAAAGAAATAA
- a CDS encoding UbiA family prenyltransferase: MNSNSETHIPLVVDLDGTLLKSDMLHECGMQFIRTKPLKTLTLLSWLRLGKAKFKERLADSVEIDVSVLPYDIEVINFISAEKKKNRKIILATATHHSLAQLIADHLGLFDHVFATTTDRNLSSHRKRDLMVETFGHKGYDYVGNSQDDVEVWEAAAKAYVVNPERGVVAKAKALGNVENITFSNKATLRDWLKGIRLHQWMKNSLIFVPLLAAHQVTDVSLLAQCLLAFVFFGLCASSVYILNDLLDLSDDRHHRTKKNRPFASGKISIAGGLLLFPTLLIIALGGSAFLLPPEFCATLLLYYGLTLTYSLWLKRHMTIDVIALASLYTLRIIAGAAALQLNLTFWLLAFSMFIFLSLALVKRYAELNDARAKGQTSKTRGRGYYPSDLEMVSSLGAASGYLSVMVLALYIHDNTTTTMYSHPQIIWLACPLLLFWITRMWMLTHRGQMNDDPVLFAARDKVSIITGALFGAVFWIAA; the protein is encoded by the coding sequence ATGAATTCTAATAGCGAAACACATATTCCGTTGGTAGTGGACTTGGATGGCACTTTGCTCAAGTCAGACATGTTGCATGAATGTGGAATGCAATTTATCCGAACGAAACCGCTTAAGACATTAACACTACTATCATGGTTGCGCCTAGGTAAGGCCAAATTCAAAGAGCGCTTGGCTGATAGTGTTGAAATTGATGTATCTGTACTACCTTACGATATTGAAGTAATAAATTTTATTAGTGCTGAGAAGAAAAAAAATCGCAAGATAATCCTTGCCACTGCCACTCATCATTCCTTAGCGCAACTTATTGCAGATCACTTAGGTTTATTCGATCACGTTTTCGCAACAACCACCGACCGCAATTTGAGTTCGCATCGAAAGCGCGACCTCATGGTCGAGACCTTTGGGCACAAAGGTTACGATTACGTAGGCAACTCTCAGGACGACGTTGAAGTGTGGGAAGCCGCAGCCAAAGCCTATGTTGTTAATCCTGAAAGGGGTGTAGTTGCCAAAGCTAAAGCTCTAGGCAATGTAGAAAATATAACATTTTCAAATAAAGCAACATTGAGGGACTGGCTTAAAGGCATTCGGCTCCACCAGTGGATGAAGAACTCGCTAATATTTGTTCCCTTGCTTGCCGCACACCAGGTAACAGACGTTTCACTTCTCGCACAATGTCTTTTAGCTTTTGTTTTCTTTGGATTATGCGCATCCAGTGTGTACATTCTTAACGACCTTCTAGATTTATCAGACGATCGTCACCATCGGACAAAAAAGAATAGGCCATTTGCGTCAGGTAAAATATCAATAGCCGGCGGGTTGTTGTTATTCCCAACTCTTTTGATCATAGCCTTGGGTGGGAGCGCATTCTTGCTTCCGCCAGAGTTCTGCGCAACGCTCCTTCTCTATTACGGCTTGACGCTCACATATTCACTTTGGTTAAAACGTCATATGACGATTGATGTAATCGCGCTGGCGTCACTTTACACACTGCGAATAATCGCAGGAGCGGCGGCACTGCAGCTCAATCTTACTTTCTGGTTATTAGCCTTCTCAATGTTTATATTTTTAAGTCTTGCTCTTGTTAAGCGTTACGCGGAGTTGAATGACGCCAGAGCTAAAGGTCAAACATCCAAAACGCGAGGACGAGGATACTATCCAAGTGACCTAGAGATGGTGTCATCTTTAGGCGCAGCTTCCGGTTATCTCTCCGTAATGGTGTTAGCGTTATATATCCATGACAATACGACCACGACGATGTATTCACACCCACAGATAATCTGGCTCGCCTGCCCCTTGCTGCTGTTTTGGATTACCCGTATGTGGATGTTAACCCACAGAGGGCAAATGAATGACGACCCAGTGCTCTTTGCAGCACGAGACAAGGTTAGTATCATTACTGGGGCTCTTTTCGGCGCTGTTTTCTGGATTGCAGCATGA
- a CDS encoding SDR family oxidoreductase: MKKILIVGATSAIARECARLWAKERSEFFLVARNANQLEQTSNDLIARGATNTTSLIMDVTDVDQHQSMLNSCMDILKQIDIVLIAHGTLPNQTECQTDAQVAIKEFEINGLSTIALMTTISNQLEAQRHGSLAVISSVAGDRGRPSNYLYGSAKAAVTTFAEGLQARLFKINVNVLIVKPGFVNTPMTAGLNLPQVLVAQPENVAKQIIKAIERKSTSIYTPNFWLLIMTVIKLIPTAIFKRINL, from the coding sequence ATGAAAAAAATACTGATTGTCGGTGCAACCTCTGCGATTGCCCGAGAATGTGCTCGTCTCTGGGCGAAGGAACGAAGCGAGTTTTTTCTAGTGGCTCGTAATGCCAACCAACTGGAACAGACTTCCAATGATTTAATCGCACGAGGAGCCACAAATACCACTTCCTTGATAATGGATGTCACTGACGTTGATCAACATCAAAGTATGCTGAATAGCTGTATGGACATTCTCAAGCAGATTGATATCGTACTGATCGCTCACGGAACGTTGCCTAATCAAACGGAATGTCAAACAGATGCGCAGGTCGCAATTAAAGAATTCGAAATAAACGGGCTTTCTACTATTGCGTTGATGACAACGATCTCCAACCAATTGGAAGCCCAGCGACATGGATCATTAGCTGTGATCTCTTCCGTAGCCGGCGATAGGGGCCGACCATCAAACTATCTGTACGGAAGCGCGAAGGCCGCTGTTACAACTTTCGCTGAAGGTCTTCAAGCACGACTATTCAAAATTAATGTTAACGTCCTCATTGTCAAACCGGGCTTTGTCAATACCCCCATGACCGCAGGGCTGAATCTACCTCAAGTCTTGGTGGCACAACCAGAAAACGTGGCTAAACAGATAATCAAGGCAATTGAACGTAAGTCAACGTCAATTTATACGCCTAATTTTTGGTTATTGATTATGACAGTGATTAAGTTGATCCCTACGGCCATCTTCAAAAGAATCAATCTATGA
- a CDS encoding GntR family transcriptional regulator, translated as MSSGLSLADHITLELRADIIGGRLLPGMALVENDLVSAYNASRNTIREALHRLGQEGLTRYVRNKGVMVRRVGVDDVRDLFKVRRTLELQAISSSQPLREYQSDRMLEALEATELARDREDWRAVGTHSLAFHQHIVGLMRSPLFDEFFTNVVAQLRLVFCSAPDESRFQAPWLARDRLIHDLLAEGDKAGALDALSLYLDDSEQLLLQLLTPVPHH; from the coding sequence ATGAGCAGCGGACTGTCCCTGGCCGATCACATCACCCTGGAGTTGCGCGCCGACATCATCGGTGGTCGTTTGCTGCCGGGCATGGCACTGGTGGAAAACGATCTGGTGTCGGCTTACAACGCCTCGCGCAACACCATTCGCGAAGCGCTGCATCGGCTGGGGCAGGAAGGCCTGACCCGCTATGTGCGCAATAAAGGCGTGATGGTGCGCAGGGTCGGTGTCGACGACGTGCGCGACCTGTTCAAGGTTCGCCGCACCCTGGAATTGCAAGCCATCAGCAGCAGCCAGCCGCTGCGCGAATACCAGTCCGACCGAATGCTCGAAGCCCTGGAAGCCACGGAACTGGCGCGGGATCGCGAAGACTGGCGCGCGGTCGGCACCCATAGCCTGGCGTTTCATCAACATATCGTCGGGTTGATGCGCAGCCCGTTGTTCGATGAATTCTTCACCAACGTTGTCGCGCAACTGCGCCTGGTGTTTTGCAGCGCGCCGGATGAGTCGCGCTTTCAGGCGCCGTGGCTGGCCCGCGACCGGTTGATCCACGACCTGCTCGCCGAGGGCGACAAAGCTGGGGCGCTGGATGCGCTGAGCCTGTATCTCGACGATTCCGAGCAACTGCTGTTGCAGCTGTTGACCCCTGTTCCCCATCACTGA
- a CDS encoding SDR family NAD(P)-dependent oxidoreductase, with amino-acid sequence MNSTQSQGTALVTGASSGIGAVYAERLAARGFDLLLVARDEQRLEAAASVLRAEHGVRVEVLKADLTQKEEVLKLEQRLRSDSSISLLLNNAGVAADGLLANADLDQLERLIQLNVTTVTRLASAAAASFAKAGRGTIINIASVVALFPERFNATYSASKAYVLSLTQSLDAELNGTGVQVQAVLPGVTRTEIWERSGIDASGIPAEMIMDAGEMVDAALSGLDQGELVTIPSLPEASEWEAFVAARHVMAPNLSRDKAAARYK; translated from the coding sequence ATGAATTCCACCCAGTCTCAAGGTACAGCCCTCGTCACCGGTGCTTCTTCCGGTATCGGGGCGGTTTACGCCGAGCGGTTGGCGGCCCGTGGTTTTGATTTGTTGTTGGTTGCTCGCGACGAGCAGCGGCTGGAGGCGGCGGCGAGCGTATTGCGCGCCGAGCATGGCGTTCGAGTTGAAGTGCTCAAGGCTGACCTGACGCAAAAAGAAGAAGTGTTGAAACTTGAGCAGCGTCTGCGCAGCGATTCCAGTATCAGCCTGCTGCTCAACAACGCAGGCGTTGCCGCCGATGGATTGTTGGCCAACGCCGACCTGGACCAGTTGGAGCGCTTGATTCAGCTCAACGTCACCACCGTCACGCGGCTGGCTTCGGCGGCAGCAGCCAGTTTTGCCAAGGCCGGTCGCGGCACGATCATTAACATCGCGTCCGTGGTGGCACTGTTCCCTGAACGGTTCAACGCGACGTACAGCGCCAGCAAGGCGTATGTTCTGAGTCTGACCCAATCGTTGGATGCTGAATTGAACGGCACCGGGGTCCAGGTTCAAGCCGTGTTGCCAGGGGTGACACGCACTGAAATCTGGGAGCGCTCCGGCATCGACGCCAGTGGCATCCCGGCGGAAATGATCATGGATGCAGGGGAGATGGTCGACGCGGCGTTGTCCGGTCTGGACCAGGGTGAACTGGTCACCATTCCTTCGTTGCCGGAAGCGTCCGAGTGGGAAGCCTTTGTTGCGGCCCGTCATGTGATGGCGCCGAACTTGTCTCGAGACAAAGCCGCCGCACGCTATAAGTGA
- a CDS encoding acyltransferase family protein, which translates to MQSSNIKFLPQVDHLRAFAAIWIVLYHVQQLVGSVMLTGQWFGGAWPVASSPFSAFIIEGHSAVALFMVLSGFIFAYGTYGKEVNYSKFILNRILRIYPLYLMVIFFSISISPQKFVLAEFVSTVLPLANVGLMQTNGAVGMSWAVAVEFQFYLIFPFILSALNKAPAKTIVSILAVALAFRLLAIGLGADARDMSYSQLIGRIDQFVLGMGAAVLLRVLREFKYLLLSMFLSGTGVVIYMLFWLNHHGGWVSQEWWKILWPTIEGVVYAVFIVGYVGSKNIFPALISSGLCKVGECSFSIYLLHFSIVLLFATRKDLVFHPTGDPKLDLMFMTFAVILPIVLVFSMLTYRVIERPFLSLRKRYVNTLVT; encoded by the coding sequence TTGCAAAGTTCAAATATTAAATTTTTGCCGCAGGTCGACCACTTGAGAGCTTTCGCGGCTATTTGGATCGTTTTGTATCATGTGCAACAACTGGTAGGTTCGGTTATGCTCACAGGGCAGTGGTTTGGGGGGGCTTGGCCGGTCGCGTCTTCACCCTTTTCCGCATTTATAATCGAAGGGCATTCTGCAGTTGCATTATTTATGGTGTTGAGTGGTTTTATCTTTGCGTACGGTACATATGGGAAGGAAGTAAATTATTCAAAATTTATACTGAATCGAATATTAAGAATTTATCCGTTGTACCTAATGGTGATTTTCTTCAGCATATCGATTAGTCCTCAGAAGTTTGTTCTTGCTGAATTTGTTTCTACAGTTTTACCGTTAGCTAATGTCGGCTTGATGCAAACAAATGGAGCCGTCGGGATGTCTTGGGCGGTTGCTGTGGAGTTTCAATTTTATCTGATTTTCCCGTTTATCTTGTCGGCGTTAAATAAGGCCCCAGCAAAAACTATAGTAAGTATTCTAGCGGTTGCTTTGGCGTTCAGGTTGCTCGCGATAGGGTTGGGGGCAGATGCGAGGGATATGTCGTATTCGCAGTTGATTGGGCGTATTGATCAATTCGTGTTGGGTATGGGAGCGGCTGTATTACTTAGGGTGTTGCGTGAGTTTAAGTATCTTTTGCTCTCCATGTTTTTGAGCGGCACCGGAGTGGTGATATATATGCTTTTTTGGTTAAATCACCATGGCGGTTGGGTATCTCAAGAGTGGTGGAAGATATTGTGGCCGACGATAGAAGGAGTCGTTTACGCTGTATTCATAGTTGGGTATGTAGGGAGTAAGAATATTTTCCCCGCACTCATCTCAAGTGGTCTATGTAAAGTGGGAGAGTGTAGCTTTTCTATTTATTTATTGCATTTTTCAATTGTCCTATTATTTGCGACTCGAAAAGATCTCGTGTTTCATCCGACGGGCGATCCGAAGTTGGATCTGATGTTTATGACTTTTGCCGTGATTCTCCCCATTGTGTTGGTTTTTTCGATGCTAACTTACAGAGTTATTGAGCGTCCGTTTTTGTCTCTTAGAAAAAGATATGTTAACACTCTGGTGACTTGA
- the fabF gene encoding beta-ketoacyl-ACP synthase II, whose product MSDRRVVVTGMGLVSPLGSGVEAVWARLLAGRSGLRALPDEVVADLSAKVGGAVPSLAEDAEAGFDPDRATPPKEQKKMDRFIMFAMEAARQALEQAGWQAQDANAQERTATIIGSGVGGFGAIADAVRTTDTRGPRRLSPFTIPSFLVNLAAGHVSIQHGFKGPLGAPVTACAAGVQAIGDAARLIRCGEADIAVCGGAEAAIDRVSLAGFAAARALSSGFNETPERASRPFDSDRDGFVMGEGSGLLVIESLEHALARGAQPIAELVGYGTSADAYHLTAGPEDGSGARRAMSLALAQAGISAAQVQHLNAHATSTPVGDLGELAAIKSLFGTDNKIAVTSTKSATGHLLGAAGGIEAIFTLLAIRDQIVPATLNFENPDPAAQGVDIVHGQARSMPIEYALSNGFGFGGVNASVLFKRWQG is encoded by the coding sequence ATGAGTGATCGTCGAGTCGTTGTTACGGGTATGGGCCTGGTGTCGCCGTTGGGCAGTGGCGTCGAAGCCGTCTGGGCGCGCCTGCTGGCCGGGCGCTCCGGGTTGCGGGCGTTGCCGGACGAAGTGGTCGCCGATTTGTCGGCGAAGGTCGGTGGCGCCGTGCCGAGCCTGGCTGAAGATGCCGAAGCAGGTTTCGACCCGGACCGAGCCACCCCGCCCAAAGAACAGAAGAAGATGGACCGCTTCATCATGTTTGCCATGGAGGCTGCACGCCAGGCGCTGGAGCAGGCCGGTTGGCAAGCGCAGGACGCCAACGCCCAGGAACGCACCGCCACGATTATCGGTTCCGGCGTAGGTGGTTTCGGTGCGATAGCCGATGCGGTGCGCACCACTGATACCCGCGGGCCGCGACGTTTGTCACCGTTCACCATCCCATCGTTTCTGGTCAACCTCGCGGCTGGCCATGTGTCGATCCAACATGGCTTTAAAGGTCCGTTGGGTGCGCCGGTCACCGCCTGCGCCGCCGGGGTCCAGGCGATTGGTGATGCGGCGCGGTTGATTCGCTGCGGCGAAGCCGATATTGCCGTGTGCGGCGGGGCGGAGGCGGCAATCGATCGCGTCAGCCTGGCCGGGTTTGCGGCTGCCCGTGCCTTGTCCAGCGGTTTCAACGAAACCCCGGAGCGCGCCTCGCGGCCGTTCGACAGTGATCGCGATGGCTTTGTGATGGGCGAGGGTTCCGGTCTGTTGGTAATCGAATCCCTGGAACATGCCTTGGCCCGTGGTGCCCAGCCCATCGCGGAGTTGGTCGGCTACGGCACCAGTGCCGACGCCTATCACCTGACGGCCGGTCCGGAAGATGGCAGCGGTGCCCGACGGGCGATGTCGCTGGCGTTGGCGCAGGCGGGTATTTCAGCGGCGCAGGTCCAGCACCTCAACGCTCACGCCACCTCGACTCCCGTTGGAGATCTGGGGGAGTTGGCGGCGATCAAGTCATTGTTTGGCACGGATAACAAAATTGCCGTGACGTCGACCAAGTCCGCCACCGGGCACCTGCTCGGCGCCGCTGGCGGGATTGAGGCGATCTTCACGTTGTTGGCGATCCGCGATCAGATCGTGCCCGCGACCCTCAACTTCGAAAACCCGGATCCGGCCGCGCAGGGGGTGGATATCGTTCACGGCCAGGCGCGGTCAATGCCGATCGAATACGCATTGTCCAACGGCTTCGGCTTTGGCGGGGTCAATGCCAGTGTGCTGTTCAAGCGCTGGCAGGGCTAG
- a CDS encoding NAD-dependent epimerase/dehydratase family protein has translation MKDKKIVLPGGAGLVGQNLVARLIEKGYTNIIVLDKHVANIKILKGVQPSITVEYADLAIEGEWAKHFIGADTVVMLQAQIGGTNYDEFVRNNVNSTSAILKLIKELNIPQLVHISSSVVESKSNDFYTVSKKAQEKLVIDSGIPCPILRPTLMFGWFDRKHLGWLSRFMKKVPVFPIPGNGRYMRQPLYVGDFCNVIISCIENTNHNNIFNISGHEKIDYIDIIKQIKKTNKLSTVILNIPYSLFYVLLWTWSLFDRNPPFTTQQLAALSAKDEFEVIDWPTIFNVKSTSFKDAIDETYNHPIYGKIVLEF, from the coding sequence ATGAAAGATAAAAAAATTGTCCTCCCGGGTGGGGCAGGATTGGTAGGGCAAAACCTGGTTGCCCGCTTGATCGAGAAAGGCTATACAAATATTATCGTGCTCGACAAACATGTAGCTAACATAAAAATATTAAAAGGCGTCCAACCTAGCATTACCGTTGAGTATGCAGACCTTGCAATAGAAGGTGAATGGGCCAAACATTTTATCGGTGCAGACACCGTTGTTATGCTACAGGCGCAAATCGGTGGGACTAATTACGATGAATTCGTTCGCAACAACGTGAACTCAACTTCAGCAATACTAAAGTTAATAAAAGAACTGAATATCCCACAATTGGTCCATATTAGCTCATCAGTAGTTGAGTCAAAATCAAATGACTTCTATACAGTAAGTAAAAAAGCACAAGAAAAGCTTGTGATTGATAGTGGTATACCCTGCCCGATTCTAAGACCTACCCTAATGTTCGGATGGTTTGACCGAAAGCATTTGGGTTGGCTATCTCGCTTTATGAAAAAGGTTCCGGTTTTTCCAATTCCTGGAAACGGCCGTTACATGCGTCAACCACTGTATGTGGGAGATTTCTGCAATGTAATCATCAGCTGCATTGAAAACACAAATCACAATAATATATTTAACATCTCAGGTCATGAGAAAATCGATTACATTGACATAATCAAACAAATCAAAAAAACCAATAAGCTCAGCACCGTCATACTCAATATTCCTTATAGTCTATTCTACGTATTGCTTTGGACATGGTCGCTATTTGATAGAAATCCTCCATTTACCACTCAACAACTTGCGGCCCTAAGTGCTAAAGATGAATTTGAAGTCATCGATTGGCCTACCATTTTCAATGTCAAATCTACTTCCTTTAAAGATGCAATTGACGAAACATACAATCATCCTATTTACGGAAAAATAGTCCTGGAGTTTTAA
- a CDS encoding FAD-binding oxidoreductase has translation MSKKTLSWGNYPHHPQQLHSVSWRDEIPQLINAVTVCNGGTLAFGNGRSYGDSCLAVNSHLIHTRNANRFIHVDWKTGRLIAEAGTTLAEIADLAIPNGWFLSVTPGTKFVTLGGAVANDVHGKNHHIRGTFGNHVIQFSLVRSDGETLLCSKDNNSEYFSATIGGLGLTGIIEWVEIQLLPIRSTQINTVTERFNAIEEFFNLSFELDHKHEYSVAWIDCLAKGKNTGRGVLILGDHSQYGKLTPDNRRSITFPVTTPTSLVNKFTLRLMNETYWHKQPAKRTIGHSEYAPFFYPLDAINFWNRAYGRRGFQQYQCVIPEKNAEIAIKELLRVIAQFGRGSFLAVLKRCGNIASPGLLSFPMEGTSLALDFPQHQDLADKLFPVLDLIVKDAGGRLYPAKDAHMSGADFRQGYPDWEIIENYRDKKLNSLFWKRVTS, from the coding sequence ATGAGCAAAAAAACATTATCTTGGGGGAATTATCCCCACCACCCCCAACAACTTCATAGCGTGTCATGGCGCGATGAGATCCCTCAGTTGATAAATGCAGTCACCGTGTGCAATGGTGGAACGTTGGCTTTCGGTAACGGCAGAAGTTACGGCGATAGTTGCCTCGCCGTTAACTCGCATTTAATTCACACGAGAAACGCCAACCGCTTTATCCATGTCGATTGGAAAACCGGAAGGCTTATAGCAGAAGCAGGTACAACGCTCGCTGAGATTGCGGATTTAGCGATCCCTAATGGATGGTTCTTGAGCGTTACCCCAGGCACAAAGTTTGTAACGCTTGGTGGCGCTGTAGCGAACGATGTTCACGGTAAAAACCACCATATTAGAGGAACCTTCGGAAATCACGTCATTCAATTCAGTCTTGTCAGGAGCGATGGAGAAACGCTCTTATGCTCAAAAGACAATAATTCTGAATATTTTTCTGCAACCATCGGAGGGTTAGGGCTAACGGGAATTATTGAGTGGGTAGAAATACAACTACTCCCCATAAGATCAACTCAAATAAATACTGTTACTGAACGTTTTAATGCAATAGAAGAGTTTTTCAATTTGTCGTTTGAATTGGATCATAAACACGAATATAGCGTTGCCTGGATTGATTGCCTTGCCAAAGGTAAAAATACAGGACGTGGTGTTTTAATTCTAGGTGACCATTCTCAATATGGAAAGTTAACACCGGACAATCGCCGCAGTATTACGTTTCCTGTAACCACGCCGACTTCGCTGGTTAATAAATTTACATTGCGTTTAATGAACGAAACGTATTGGCATAAACAACCCGCCAAACGGACGATTGGCCATTCAGAATATGCACCATTTTTTTACCCTTTAGATGCTATAAATTTTTGGAACCGTGCATATGGGCGACGTGGTTTCCAACAATACCAATGCGTTATTCCAGAAAAAAATGCTGAGATTGCGATAAAAGAACTACTTCGTGTAATCGCTCAATTTGGAAGAGGTTCGTTTTTAGCCGTACTAAAACGTTGTGGCAATATAGCCTCTCCCGGGCTTTTGTCATTCCCGATGGAAGGAACTTCCCTTGCATTGGATTTCCCTCAACATCAGGATTTAGCAGATAAATTATTTCCTGTACTAGACCTTATCGTAAAAGACGCAGGGGGCCGACTCTACCCTGCCAAAGACGCCCATATGAGCGGCGCTGATTTCAGACAGGGTTATCCAGACTGGGAAATCATAGAGAACTATCGAGATAAAAAACTAAACTCTCTCTTTTGGAAACGAGTGACTTCATGA